One genomic window of Quercus lobata isolate SW786 chromosome 9, ValleyOak3.0 Primary Assembly, whole genome shotgun sequence includes the following:
- the LOC115961874 gene encoding MDIS1-interacting receptor like kinase 2-like, whose translation MFLLVLMLALVSSSQYGYSSSVTLPSFSANAENEVAQGKEAKALLKWKASLEVKNQPLFSSWSGSNPCNWTGISCEKSGSAVTFLNLSSYGVKGTLHNLSFVSFPNLLGLDLSNNSLHGTIPSNIVNLSKLSHLDFSANQFTGTIPFEIGLLGSLSKLDLSSNNLTGYIPTSLGNLSNLNILKLAKNNLSGPIPQQLGMLSSLSELLLHTNKLTGSIPSSLGNLTRLTMLVLCENQLSGSIPPSLGKLKHLTALGFFSNKLVGTIPPEINSLTHLKFLQLSYNQFTGHLPENICLGGSLENLTASGNHFTGQIPKSLRNCTSLIRFRLDNNKFIGNIENDLGIYPRLDYMNLSNNRFRGELPRNWGQFHSLTNLDISNNDISGRIPPELGDAIQLHAIDLSSNHFNGEIPKEFGKLTSLLTLHLDNNKLSGKIPHSIGMLSKLEKLNLAANNLSGPIPELIQYQNLLFLNLSKNKFSEHIPLQIGNLRYLQLLDLSHNCLTGEMPRQLGQLQVLVTLNLSHNKLSGLIPPTFDRLSSLMSVDLSYNQLEGPLPNIAAFGIKGSMDAYRNNTGLCGNVTGLKACPSKVNIVPVKKGNKVVIMISVLAASIVIFIVVGISLIFFRRLRKVQNKPREAQKHDPFAVWSFDGKMVYENIIEATNDFDDKQCIGVGGYGSVYRAELPTSQVVAVKKLHGLRDDNIANLKSFTSEIHALTEIRHRNIVKLHGFCSHQRHSFLVYEFLEGGSLWNILNTEEQAMKFDWLKRINVVKGIASALSYMHYGCSPPIIHRDISTKNVLLDSEYEPHISDFGTARILRPDTSNWTSFAGTFGYAAPELAYTMEVNDKCDVYSFGVVTLEVIMGRHPSDIILISLLSASLSSLTSTNPHHMLLKDMLDQRITLPTYEVAEEVVFMAKIALACLHVSPHSRPTMQQVLHKLSAQKYPINPLPTP comes from the exons ATGTTCCTCCTTGTCCTCATGCTTGCATTGGTTTCCTCATCCCAATATGGTTATTCTTCTTCAGTAACTTTGCCTTCTTTTTCTGCCAATGCTGAGAATGAAGTAGCACAAGGGAAGGAAGCAAAGGCTCTTCTAAAATGGAAAGCCAGCCTTGAAGTAAAGAACCagcctctcttctcttcttggaGTGGAAGCAACCCTTGCAATTGGACCGGAATAAGTTGCGAAAAGTCTGGAAGTGCTGTCACCTTTTTAAATCTTTCAAGTTATGGTGTCAAAGGTACGCTTCACAATCTCAGCTTTGTATCCTTTCCCAATTTACTCGGTCTTGACCTCTCTAACAACTCACTCCATGGAACCATTCCCTCAAACATTGTCAACCTCTCTAAACTCTCCCATCTTGACTTTTCGGCCAATCAATTCACCGGAACAATCCCATTTGAAATAGGCCTGCTAGGTTCTCTGAGTAAACTTGATTTGTCATCTAACAATCTTACAGGTTATATCCCTACTTCTCTGGGAAACCTGAGCAATTTAAACATTTTGAAACTTGCTAAGAATAATCTTTCTGGTCCCATACCTCAACAATTAGGAATGTTAAGTTCTCTGAGTGAACTTCTTTTACATACAAACAAGCTCACGGGTTCTATCCCTTCTTCTCTTGGAAACTTAACAAGACTCACCATGCTAGTGCTTTGTGAAAATCAATTGTCTGGCTCTATTCCTCCATCATTGGGAAAACTTAAACACCTCACTGCTTTAggatttttctcaaataaactTGTAGGCACCATTCCCCCTGAAATAAACAGTCTTACACATTTGAAATTTCTTCAACTATCTTACAACCAATTCACCGGTCATTTACCAGAAAATATATGCCTTGGTGGATCGCTTGAAAATTTAACCGCTAGCGGCAATCATTTCACTGGTCAAATACCAAAGAGCTTGAGAAATTGCACTAGCTTGATAAGGTTTAGGCTTGATAACAACAAATTTATAGGAAATATAGAAAATGATTTGGGCATATATCCACGTTTGGACTATATGAATTTGAGCAACAACAGATTTCGCGGTGAGCTTCCAAGGAATTGGGGACAGTTTCATAGCCTAACAAACCTAGATATATCTAACAATGATATTTCGGGTAGGATACCTCCTGAGCTTGGGGATGcaattcaattacatgcaattgACCTCTCCTCAAATCATTTTAATGGGGAGATTCCAAAGGAGTTTGGAAAGCTGACATCATTGCTAACACTTCATCTAGACAATAACAAACTTTCTGGCAAAATTCCTCATAGTATTGGAATGCTATCCAAACTAGAGAAGCTCAACCTGGCAGCTAACAATCTAAGTGGCCCAATTCCTGAATTGATTCAATATCAAAACCTATTGTTCTTAAATTTGAGCAAAAACAAATTCAGTGAACACATTCCACTTCAAATTGGTAATTTGCGCTACCTCCAACTTCTTGATCTGAGTCATAATTGTCTAACGGGGGAGATGCCACGACAGCTTGGGCAATTACAAGTCTTAGTAACTCTAAATCTTTCCCACAACAAGCTTTCAGGGCTCATTCCACCCACTTTTGATAGATTGTCCAGCTTGATGTCTGTTGACTTGTCCTACAATCAATTGGAGGGTCCTCTTCCAAACATTGCAGCATTTGGCATCAAAGGATCAATGGACGCATATAGAAATAACACAGGCTTGTGTGGCAACGTCACTGGCTTGAAGGCTTGCCCCTCTAAAGTTAATATTGTCCCGGTTAAGAAGGGCAATAAGGTTGTGATAATGATTTCAGTCCTTGCCGCGAGCATTGTCATATTCATTGTTGTTGgaatttcattaattttctttcGAAGACTTCGGAAAGTGCAAAACAAGCCAAGAGAAGCACAAAAGCATGATCCATTTGCGGTGTGGAGCTTTGATGGAAAAATGGTGTATGAAAACATCATTGAAGCCACGAATGATTTTGATGATAAACAGTGTATTGGAGTGGGCGGCTATGGAAGCGTTTATAGAGCTGAGTTACCAACAAGTCAAGTTGTTGCTGTTAAGAAACTTCATGGACTACGTGATGACAACATTGCCAATCTAAAGTCTTTCACAAGTGAGATACATGCTTTAACAGAAATTCGCCACCGTAACATTGTGAAGCTTCATGGTTTTTGTTCGCATCAACGACACTCATTTTTGGTTTATGAGTTCCTGGAAGGTGGGAGCCTATGGAACATACTAAACACTGAGGAACAAGCAATGAAATTTGATTGGCTAAAGAGGATAAATGTTGTTAAAGGTATAGCAAGCGCTTTGTCTTATATGCACTACGGATGCTCACCTCCTATAATTCATCGTGATATATCCACTAAGAATGTTCTACTAGATTCAGAATATGAGCCTCATATCTCTGACTTTGGCACGGCGAGGATCTTGAGACCTGACACATCCAATTGGACTTCATTTGCTGGCACCTTTGGATATGCCGCTCCAG AGCTTGCATACACAATGGAAGTTAATGACAAATGTGATGTATATAGCTTTGGAGTAGTCACACTGGAAGTAATTATGGGAAGGCATCCAAGTGATATCATCTTGATCTCTCTTTTGTCTGCATCTTTGTCATCATTAACATCAACAAACCCCCATCATATGCTACTGAAAGATATGTTGGACCAACGCATAACACTTCCTACATATGAAGTTGCAGAAGAAGTGGTTTTTATGGCAAAGATAGCACTTGCATGCTTGCATGTCAGTCCACACTCTCGTCCAACCATGCAACAAGTTTTACACAAGTTATCGGCTCAAAAATATCCTATTAATCCTTTACCAACCCCTTAA